The following nucleotide sequence is from Streptomyces leeuwenhoekii.
GGACGTGTCCCGTCATCTGACGCGCGGTCTGAAGAAGCGCGGCATCGACGTGCAGGCGGGCGCCCGGCTGCTGGACACGGAGGTGCTCGGCGGCCGGGTCCGCGCCCGGGTGCGCACGGCGCGGGGGGAGACCCGCACCCTGGAGGCCGAACGGCTGCTGGTCGCGGTGGGCCGCGCTCCGGTCACCGACGGCCTGGACCTGGCCGCCGCGGGCCTGGCGACGGACGAGCGCGGGTTCGTCGCACCGGCGGACTGGGACCGGCTGGAGACGGCGGTGCCCGGCGTCCACGTGGTCGGCGATCTGCTGCCGCCGCCGTCGCTCGGACTGGCCCACGCCTCCTTCGCGGAGGGTCTGCTGGTGGCCGAGACGCTGGCGGGCGTGGCGTCCGCCCCCGTCGACTACGCGGCCGTCCCCCGGGTGACGTACTCGTCGCCGCAGACCGCCTCGGTGGGCCTGGGCGAGGCCGAGGCACGCGCGCGGGGACACGAGGTGGCCGTCGGCACGATGCCGCTGACCGCGGTCGCCAAGGGCATGGTGCACGGGCAGGGCGGGATGGTGAAGGTGGTCGCCGAGGCCGGCGGCGGGCGGGTGCTCGGGGTGCACCTGGTGGGCCCGCACGTGTCGGAGATGATCGCCGAGAGCCAGCTCGTCGTCGGCTGGGACGCCGAGCCCGCCGACGTGGCCCGGCACATCCACGCGCACCCGACGCTGTCGGAGGCGGTCGGCGAGGTGTTCCTGACCCTGGCGGGACGCGGACTGCACCAGCAGTGACCGCCCGGGTCCGGCCCCGCGGCACGGCACCGCCGCGGGGCCGGGCCGGCCGGTCAGGCCCCGGCGGCGTCCAGCGCGAAGACCGCTCCCGTGCGGGTCGCCATCACACAGGAGTTCGGGAAGGTCTCGGTGTACTCCACGGGCCGTCCCTTCCACTGGCCGCGCGCGTGGGCGGTGACCGGCGCGTGGATCATCGGGCAGACGGCGTCCTGCGGCGGGATGCGGCCGATGTCGCCGTCCGCCGCCTGGAGTTCCGCGCAGGCGCGGTCCGCGCGGGCGTGGCCCCGGGGCGGGTCGCACCGCAGCAGGGTGCCGTCGGGGGCGCCGGTGGCGGCGCCGGACGGGGTGACCGTCACGAGGAGCCAGTCGCCCGCCGGCTCCGGGGCCGCGTGCGCCGGGGCGGCGGCGCAGAAGGCGAGGAGGGCCGCCGTCGCCGCGAGGCCGCCCCGGAGCGCTCTGAGTGTGGTGGTGTACGTCATTCCCGGTGCATCGGCACGGCGGCCGGCGCACCCCACCCCGACTCACCCGAACGGGAGAGGGCTGAGGCGTGCCGCCCGGCGAGTTCGAACGCGGCGAGCACCATTCGGGCCTGGTATTCGGCCTGGCGTGCGACCGGTATCCAGCGCGCCGCGCAGCCGTCGCGGTAGTCGGCGCACCACGCGTCGAGGAGCCGGTCCAGCTCCGGCAGCGCGCCGGCGGGATCGCGCCCGGCGCCCCGCACCAACTGGTGCAGCAATCCCGCCGTGCGCAGGACCAGCCGGCGGGCGGTGATGCGCAAGGTGGTGAGGTGGGAGGTGCTCAGCGGCGGCAGGGGGCGTCCCGTGCCGTCGTCGGTGTCCGGGTCCCAGGTGTCGGCGAGCCGGGGGCAGATCAGGAGGTAGTCCTCGACGGGGGCGAGCAGGCGGTCGGTGTCGGGTCCGGCGGCGAGGTGGGGGCGGATGCGGGCGAGGAGGAGGCGCAGGGTCCGCGTGTCGCGCCGCAGGCCGAGGCTGACGCGGCGCAGGACCGCCTGCGGATCGCCGGGCGGCGAGTCGTCCGCCACGGCGGCCACGCCCCACATGGGCGCCTCGACGACCGCGGTGACGGTGCCGTACCGGTTGGGGTGGCACCACGTCGATTCCACGGCGGCCTCGGTGATGGCCTCGGTCAGGTCGCCCCGGCGCGGCGGGGGTATGCGGTAGACGGCCGGGCCCAGCTCCGGCCAGTACAGGGCGTCGTAGGGGCCGAGTTCCCGGGGGATGCCGAGGCGGGCGGCGGTGTGGGCCAGGCGCTGCGGGAGGCCCGGCAGGTGGTGGGTCACCTCGACGAAGCCGCCGCCGACGTCGACGCCGTGCAGGGAGCACTGGAGGAAGGGCCGCAGTTCGTCCTGGAGGGCGAGCAGGGCCCGGGTCTCCGGCAGGGCGGCGCGGCCCGCGCCGTCGGGCAGCCATTCGGGCTGTTCCAGGAAGCCGGGCCGGTAGAAGTGACGCGCGTAGCGGCCGAGGGTGTAGGGGCCAGAGAGCCAGCCCTCGTTGCGGCGCAGGCCGTCGGGGTCCAGGCACAGCAGCAGGTTCCAGGTGGCGTCGGCGCCCTCGGTGAGCCGGGGGTCGGCCAGGGCGCGCTCGGCCAGCCGCAGCGCGGTGGCGCCGCCGACCGGTTCGTTGGCGTGCGGTCCGGCCACGACCAGGGCCTGCCGGCTGCCGCGGCCGACGGCAAGCAGCCACAGGGGGGCGCCCGCGCGGGAGGTGCCCACGCGGCGCAGGCGGACGGTGCCGGGGTGGCGGGCGGCGAGCGCAGCGGCCCGGGCGCCCAGCTCGTCGGCGGTCGGGTAGCGCAGGAGGGGCGTCAGGGCACACCTCCACGATGCGGCGCCGTCGGTTCACCTGCGGTGCGCGGTGTACGCACAGTCAGTCACGAATTGCCGGATACGTCAACACCATGACCGTACAAGGGAATTACCGGACAAG
It contains:
- the lpdA gene encoding dihydrolipoyl dehydrogenase, whose amino-acid sequence is MNTADVIVIGGGTGGYSTALRAAALGLDVVLAERDKVGGTCLHRGCIPSKAMLHAAELVDGIAEARERWGVKATLDSVDWAALVATRDDIVGRNHKGVEAHLRHAGVRVVRGSARLTGPRSVRVEGGDGGDFTARRGIVLATGSRPRTLPGLAPDGRHVVTSDDALFAPGLPASVLVLGGGAIGVEYASFHRSMGAEVTLVEAADRIVPLEDADVSRHLTRGLKKRGIDVQAGARLLDTEVLGGRVRARVRTARGETRTLEAERLLVAVGRAPVTDGLDLAAAGLATDERGFVAPADWDRLETAVPGVHVVGDLLPPPSLGLAHASFAEGLLVAETLAGVASAPVDYAAVPRVTYSSPQTASVGLGEAEARARGHEVAVGTMPLTAVAKGMVHGQGGMVKVVAEAGGGRVLGVHLVGPHVSEMIAESQLVVGWDAEPADVARHIHAHPTLSEAVGEVFLTLAGRGLHQQ
- a CDS encoding SSI family serine proteinase inhibitor, with the protein product MTYTTTLRALRGGLAATAALLAFCAAAPAHAAPEPAGDWLLVTVTPSGAATGAPDGTLLRCDPPRGHARADRACAELQAADGDIGRIPPQDAVCPMIHAPVTAHARGQWKGRPVEYTETFPNSCVMATRTGAVFALDAAGA
- a CDS encoding M14 family zinc carboxypeptidase — translated: MGARAAALAARHPGTVRLRRVGTSRAGAPLWLLAVGRGSRQALVVAGPHANEPVGGATALRLAERALADPRLTEGADATWNLLLCLDPDGLRRNEGWLSGPYTLGRYARHFYRPGFLEQPEWLPDGAGRAALPETRALLALQDELRPFLQCSLHGVDVGGGFVEVTHHLPGLPQRLAHTAARLGIPRELGPYDALYWPELGPAVYRIPPPRRGDLTEAITEAAVESTWCHPNRYGTVTAVVEAPMWGVAAVADDSPPGDPQAVLRRVSLGLRRDTRTLRLLLARIRPHLAAGPDTDRLLAPVEDYLLICPRLADTWDPDTDDGTGRPLPPLSTSHLTTLRITARRLVLRTAGLLHQLVRGAGRDPAGALPELDRLLDAWCADYRDGCAARWIPVARQAEYQARMVLAAFELAGRHASALSRSGESGWGAPAAVPMHRE